From the Armatimonadota bacterium genome, one window contains:
- the tilS gene encoding tRNA lysidine(34) synthetase TilS: protein MDILSAAKHHHMFDKGDKVLVAVSGGPDSIALLHSLHTRSEEFGISLHVAHLNHGIRGEASDLDEQFVKEFAYKLGLNCTTKRVDIPSIKTQMQTCLEDVARVVRYKFLQDTAAMLDADKIAVGHNADDRAESVLFNIIRGAGIDGISSIKPIRGNIVRPLLHTTRREIEEYIKEHTLPFRVDETNMDTVYSRNRIRHELLPLLESGYNSQIRSALVRLADIASDTNDFIARSADNIKVGLVYRDAWDVDLFAELPVAIQRQILRSEIESLKGDLKDVSLEQIDRVLDALRTKEDFKITLPTGRIYAVRQAERFGIELEQAGETIESFDRQLCVPGITHIPEIASTIKAEIVETPIISKLPGDEAIIDCVSIKGALRVRSIRPGDRITPLGMAESKKLQDVFVDKKIPRQQRAKTAIVVDDEKILWVAGVVSSDIGKISHHTRRAIHLQIGPA, encoded by the coding sequence ATGGATATCCTCTCAGCCGCCAAGCATCATCACATGTTCGATAAGGGTGATAAGGTCCTTGTCGCCGTCTCCGGTGGACCGGATTCTATCGCCCTACTCCACTCACTACACACCCGCTCGGAAGAGTTTGGCATCAGTCTGCATGTAGCTCACCTTAATCATGGGATAAGAGGCGAGGCGTCTGATCTTGACGAGCAGTTTGTAAAAGAATTTGCATATAAACTTGGTCTGAATTGCACAACAAAGCGCGTAGATATTCCCAGTATCAAAACACAGATGCAGACATGCCTTGAAGACGTGGCGCGTGTTGTTCGGTATAAGTTTTTGCAGGATACTGCTGCAATGTTGGACGCTGATAAGATTGCAGTAGGTCATAACGCTGATGACCGCGCGGAGTCTGTTCTGTTCAATATCATTAGAGGCGCGGGAATTGACGGAATCAGCTCTATCAAACCGATAAGAGGCAATATTGTCAGGCCGCTGCTCCACACGACCCGCCGCGAAATTGAAGAATATATCAAAGAGCACACACTGCCTTTTCGAGTGGATGAGACAAATATGGACACAGTCTACTCGCGAAACAGGATCAGGCATGAACTGCTGCCGCTGCTCGAATCCGGCTACAACTCACAGATAAGATCAGCGCTGGTTAGGCTGGCTGATATCGCATCGGACACAAACGACTTTATCGCACGGTCAGCAGACAATATTAAGGTCGGGCTCGTCTATCGAGATGCATGGGATGTCGATCTTTTTGCTGAACTTCCTGTCGCAATACAGAGGCAGATATTGCGGTCTGAAATAGAATCGCTTAAAGGTGACTTGAAGGACGTCTCGCTTGAACAGATAGACCGTGTGCTGGATGCTCTGCGGACTAAAGAGGACTTCAAAATAACTCTGCCGACAGGCCGTATATATGCCGTCAGGCAAGCTGAACGCTTTGGGATAGAACTGGAGCAGGCTGGAGAGACTATTGAGAGCTTCGACAGGCAGCTGTGTGTGCCGGGCATTACACATATCCCAGAGATAGCAAGCACGATCAAAGCTGAAATCGTGGAAACGCCTATAATATCCAAACTGCCGGGCGATGAGGCGATAATAGACTGCGTAAGTATAAAAGGCGCTCTGAGAGTCAGAAGCATCCGGCCGGGCGACAGGATTACACCACTGGGCATGGCGGAGAGCAAGAAGCTGCAGGATGTATTTGTCGACAAGAAAATTCCAAGGCAACAGCGGGCGAAAACAGCTATTGTCGTAGACGATGAAAAGATACTGTGGGTAGCAGGGGTTGTAAGTTCGGATATCGGAAAGATATCGCATCATACGCGACGGGCAATACATTTGCAAATTGGCCCAGCGTGA
- a CDS encoding cofactor-independent phosphoglycerate mutase translates to MKHLLIIFDGMADEPLAELDGKTPMQAAKKPNMDEIARLGQIGAAITTPTGMTPGSDVTNMGILGFDPKAYYTGRGAIEAASLGIPVETSDAVFRTNLVSTDGVKMIESSGGHISTPEAHELIQAVDAKLSTNVIKFYPGVSYRHIMVWHGGSAEVHCAAPYKIIDEPILEHMPEGDGDQKLRQMILDSFEILDNHPVNRRRKDEGQLPANMIWFWGESRPPAIPSFVKQYGMPGAVVAAVDLIKGLGRMVGLDVIDVPGVTGYVDTNYLGKGQYAVEALKKYDFVWVHVEAPDEAGHESNIDKKIEAIQECDEKVLGTILNGLKKSGEDARILLMPDHPTPIATGSHSSNSVPFILFDSTKPEANNLPFDERAVHETKLKVNFAPDLMKMLLEQ, encoded by the coding sequence ATGAAACATTTACTAATTATATTCGATGGCATGGCTGATGAACCGCTTGCGGAGCTTGACGGCAAGACACCTATGCAGGCGGCTAAAAAGCCCAATATGGACGAAATCGCAAGGCTCGGACAGATCGGGGCTGCTATTACGACTCCAACCGGCATGACACCCGGCAGCGATGTCACGAATATGGGAATTCTCGGCTTCGACCCGAAGGCATATTACACCGGGCGCGGAGCAATCGAGGCCGCTAGTCTCGGTATCCCTGTAGAGACCTCCGACGCTGTGTTCAGGACCAACCTGGTCTCAACTGACGGCGTTAAAATGATCGAGTCCAGCGGCGGGCATATCAGCACGCCGGAGGCTCACGAGCTTATCCAGGCTGTGGATGCAAAGCTTTCTACGAATGTCATCAAGTTCTACCCCGGCGTCAGCTATAGACATATAATGGTCTGGCATGGCGGCTCTGCTGAAGTGCACTGCGCCGCTCCTTATAAGATTATAGATGAGCCTATATTGGAGCATATGCCCGAAGGCGACGGTGACCAGAAACTGCGGCAGATGATACTCGATTCGTTTGAGATCCTCGACAACCACCCGGTCAACAGACGCCGCAAGGATGAGGGACAACTACCCGCTAATATGATCTGGTTCTGGGGTGAGAGTAGGCCGCCTGCGATCCCCAGTTTTGTTAAGCAGTATGGAATGCCCGGCGCGGTGGTTGCAGCGGTCGATCTTATCAAAGGACTTGGCCGAATGGTGGGTCTTGATGTGATCGATGTGCCGGGGGTTACCGGATATGTTGACACGAATTATCTGGGCAAGGGTCAATATGCAGTCGAGGCTCTCAAAAAGTATGACTTTGTTTGGGTGCATGTTGAAGCGCCCGATGAGGCCGGACATGAGAGCAATATAGATAAGAAGATAGAAGCTATTCAGGAGTGCGATGAGAAGGTATTGGGCACCATCTTGAACGGCCTCAAGAAGTCCGGCGAGGATGCGCGCATTCTCCTGATGCCTGATCATCCGACACCTATAGCTACCGGCTCGCACTCATCAAACAGCGTGCCGTTCATCCTGTTCGACTCAACAAAGCCGGAGGCCAATAACCTGCCCTTCGATGAGCGCGCCGTGCATGAGACCAAGCTGAAAGTCAATTTTGCTCCTGACTTGATGAAAATGCTTCTCGAACAATAG